The Streptomyces collinus DNA segment GATGATCTCCTACCGGGGCAACCTCCAGTTCGAGCGCAAGGGCCAGGGCGTGGGCGGCATGCTCAAACGCGCGGTCACCGGTGAGGGGCTGCCGCTGATGGCGGTGCGCGGGCAGGGCGAGGCCTGGTTCGCGCACGAGGCGCAGAACTGTTTCATCGTCGACGTCGAGCCCGGTGACGAGTTCACGGTCAACGGCCGCAACGTCCTGTGTTTCGACGCCACGTTGTCGTACCGCATCGCGACCGTGAAGGGCGCCGGCATCACCGGCGGCGGCCTGTTCAACAGCGTCTTCACCGGGCACGGCAAGCTGGGCCTGGTGTGCGAGGGCAATCCGCTCGTCATCCCCGTCTCACCGCAGTACCCGGTGTACGTCGACACGGACGCGATCGTCGGCTGGACCGCGGGCCTGCAGACCTCCCTGCACCGCTCCCAGTCCATCGGCTCCATGCTGCGCGGCGGCTCCGGCGAGGCGGTGCAACTGCTGCTCCAGGGCGAGGGCTACGTCGTCGTCCGGCCGAGCGAGGCGACACCGCAGAAGGCCGGCCAGCACTGAATGCCCGTCAGGTGATCTGCGCCTCAGAGGCAACCCGGTCCG contains these protein-coding regions:
- a CDS encoding AIM24 family protein, coding for MKGELFSSEHMVQPAVTPGMTIENSKCVRYTVNGEMLARQGAMISYRGNLQFERKGQGVGGMLKRAVTGEGLPLMAVRGQGEAWFAHEAQNCFIVDVEPGDEFTVNGRNVLCFDATLSYRIATVKGAGITGGGLFNSVFTGHGKLGLVCEGNPLVIPVSPQYPVYVDTDAIVGWTAGLQTSLHRSQSIGSMLRGGSGEAVQLLLQGEGYVVVRPSEATPQKAGQH